The DNA region GCCCGGTGAGGTCATCTATCGGTTCGACGAACCAAACGGCGAACCCAAAGCAAGGCCGTCTCGCTAGCCGATCGGCGCCAGCGAACGTGGCGCTAGTCGTCGCTCTCGCTCTCGACAAATTCTTCGTACTCGTCGGCCTCCATCAACTCTTCCAGCTCCGCCTCGTCCTTGAGCGTGACTTCGATCAGCCAGCCCTCGTGGTAGGGATCCTCATTGATGAGACTCGGGTTCTCGGTCAGCTCGGTGTTGACGGCCACCACCGTTCCGGTCACCGGCGACGCCAGTTCCAACGCCGTGCGCACCGACTCCAGTTCGCCAAATGGCTCACCACGCTCAACCGCGCTGC from Deltaproteobacteria bacterium includes:
- the gcvH gene encoding glycine cleavage system protein GcvH, producing MARQKKVTKKERTAPLIIRFSNDDLWVRGEADRVEVGLSDYGQGKLGEIIGVELPEVGSAVERGEPFGELESVRTALELASPVTGTVVAVNTELTENPSLINEDPYHEGWLIEVTLKDEAELEELMEADEYEEFVESESDD